One segment of Neobacillus endophyticus DNA contains the following:
- the yqfC gene encoding sporulation protein YqfC, whose amino-acid sequence MAKKWATRVRNWMAKKMDLPQDVMMDLPRITMIGQIHIYIENHRGMLAFTDKELRLLLKQGQLLIKGKAFVIKTILPEEILLEGKIDQVIYITEDLGGAK is encoded by the coding sequence ATGGCAAAAAAATGGGCCACACGTGTTCGGAACTGGATGGCTAAAAAAATGGATCTTCCTCAAGATGTCATGATGGATTTACCCCGCATAACGATGATTGGGCAAATCCATATTTACATTGAAAATCATCGGGGCATGCTGGCATTTACTGATAAAGAACTCCGCTTGTTATTAAAACAAGGGCAGCTTTTGATAAAAGGAAAGGCATTTGTAATTAAGACTATTCTACCTGAAGAGATTTTGCTGGAAGGGAAAATTGATCAAGTCATATATATAACAGAAGATCTGGGAGGAGCAAAATGA
- the yqfD gene encoding sporulation protein YqfD produces MKNQWIEFILGYVTVKVSGKGLERFLNVLTRNGLYIWNVKRHGTETITFKMRLKDAKNIRLFARNSECKISFLRRSGSPFLVKRLLKNSGFLAGAGIFLFIILFLSNMIWGIDIKGAKPATEYKIRKELDKMGVKIGKLQFLTENVDGIQKRLTDSISDLTWVGVELKGTTFHLQVVEKNEPKKPETYSPQNLIAKKKAIIVKYYIEEGQKVFTDHEYVEKGQLLVSGNIGQEEGTPKLVAARGKIFGETWYKSHVELPLKTNFRVYNGNEKRKYNINIWGLDIPVWGFGKPKFKEYETEVITHKIHFLKWELPISFETKTLREREELTRTYTNQEAEGIALDMARKEIKTHLDEDSTIIDEKILHKALQNGKVILDIHFRIIENIAIGQPISKETNE; encoded by the coding sequence ATGAAAAACCAATGGATTGAATTTATTTTGGGCTATGTAACAGTGAAAGTGTCGGGGAAAGGGCTGGAACGTTTCCTCAATGTATTGACGAGAAACGGGCTGTATATTTGGAATGTAAAGCGTCACGGAACTGAGACGATTACATTTAAAATGAGACTAAAGGATGCGAAAAATATTCGGCTTTTTGCAAGAAACAGTGAATGCAAAATTTCATTTCTTAGGAGAAGCGGCAGTCCCTTCCTGGTAAAAAGGTTATTGAAAAACAGCGGTTTTCTTGCCGGGGCAGGGATTTTCCTGTTCATTATTTTATTTCTTTCTAATATGATTTGGGGTATTGATATAAAAGGAGCAAAGCCGGCAACAGAGTATAAGATTCGCAAAGAATTGGACAAAATGGGAGTAAAGATCGGTAAACTACAATTTCTTACTGAAAATGTGGATGGAATTCAAAAACGTTTAACGGACAGTATTAGTGATCTTACATGGGTTGGTGTGGAATTAAAAGGGACAACCTTTCACTTACAAGTTGTCGAAAAGAACGAACCTAAAAAGCCAGAGACTTATTCCCCACAAAATTTAATAGCAAAAAAGAAAGCGATCATCGTGAAATATTATATCGAAGAGGGCCAAAAGGTTTTTACCGACCATGAATATGTGGAAAAAGGCCAGCTTTTAGTATCCGGTAATATCGGACAAGAAGAAGGTACCCCGAAATTAGTGGCAGCCAGAGGGAAAATTTTTGGCGAAACCTGGTATAAAAGTCATGTCGAGCTGCCGTTAAAAACCAATTTTAGAGTTTATAATGGGAATGAAAAACGAAAATACAACATCAATATTTGGGGATTGGATATCCCTGTTTGGGGATTTGGTAAACCAAAATTTAAAGAATATGAAACGGAGGTCATTACTCATAAAATTCATTTCTTAAAATGGGAGTTACCGATCTCATTTGAGACTAAAACATTAAGGGAACGGGAAGAACTTACTCGTACTTATACAAATCAAGAAGCAGAAGGTATCGCACTTGACATGGCTCGAAAGGAAATAAAAACTCATTTAGATGAGGATTCTACAATCATAGACGAAAAAATTTTACACAAAGCCTTGCAAAATGGTAAAGTTATACTGGATATTCATTTTAGAATTATTGAAAATATTGCCATCGGGCAACCGATTTCCAAGGAGACTAATGAATGA
- a CDS encoding GatB/YqeY domain-containing protein yields the protein MSLLERLNIDMKQAMKNKEKDKLSVIRMIKASMQNEAIKLGVNELSEAEELTILSRELKQRKDSLHEFDKAGREDLVEKLRTEIAIVELYMPKQLSEEELAEIVKETIHEVGATSKADMGKVMAAIMPKVKGKADGSLVNKFVQQHLS from the coding sequence AAACAAGCGATGAAAAATAAGGAAAAAGACAAGCTCTCTGTTATTCGGATGATTAAAGCTTCTATGCAAAATGAAGCCATTAAGCTCGGAGTTAATGAGCTATCTGAAGCGGAAGAGTTAACAATCCTTTCTCGCGAACTAAAACAACGCAAAGACTCCCTCCATGAGTTTGATAAAGCCGGTCGTGAAGACTTGGTAGAAAAATTGCGTACAGAAATCGCAATCGTTGAGCTGTATATGCCGAAACAGCTTTCTGAAGAAGAGCTGGCAGAAATCGTGAAAGAGACTATTCACGAAGTCGGTGCAACATCAAAAGCTGATATGGGAAAAGTGATGGCTGCGATCATGCCTAAAGTAAAAGGAAAAGCAGATGGATCACTTGTTAATAAATTTGTACAACAACACCTTTCATAG
- a CDS encoding HD family phosphohydrolase, producing MDKLQQHFRRIHNLLDISFFRVVFFLIIGIVLFGVMFNNVRPEKLNIKLFSVADKTIRSPGTVEDKKSTEEKRKEARDQVQDVYALKKEYTQNRVDLITSIFQAAAEVNDELAEDLKKETESSQDKAVNTAPSVSDKVTKLKGKLTTTVTKDLSNQVFTALVQASNSELSIAKDLTVTAINHVMSQKISADDVENAKKRVEEELKYSTLSDELRQASIELGRYAVIQNEFYDPQATEELRRQAAESVEPVKILQGQVIVEEGELINQEIYQQLKLVGLLNTEKTYKPFIGLMVLISIIVSAIYYYFYQMKSQPEKRHTFLLLYGIIFIFSIILMKMISMLQIINFSGIGYLFPAAMAGILIKITIDERLAILTSIILAVCGSIMFNEGVTGSLNFSEGIYVLFSAFAGILFLSKQNRRSKILQAGLFVTLINILTLAAVMFLPNGQYSGIEYGYYLITALVSGIGSAVLTIGLLPFFEASFGILSTMRLIELSNPNHPLLRKILMEAPGTYHHSVMVANLAESACEAIGANGLLARVGSYYHDIGKTKRPNFFIENQLHLDNPHDRLPPDKSASIIVAHVTDGAAILKKYHMPKEIIDIAEQHHGTTLLKYFYHKVLQLNPEAGEEDFRYPGPKAHSKESAVVGIADSVEAAVRSMSKPTPEGIEALVKKIVDERLQDGQLNECDLTMKEIEIVTHTLCETLKGIFHSRIEYPEIIKKVKQA from the coding sequence TTGGATAAACTACAGCAGCATTTCAGACGGATACACAACCTGCTTGATATTTCGTTTTTCCGTGTAGTATTTTTCCTGATCATTGGAATTGTCTTGTTTGGCGTAATGTTTAACAATGTAAGGCCAGAAAAACTTAATATTAAATTGTTTTCCGTTGCCGATAAAACTATTCGTTCTCCCGGGACAGTGGAGGATAAGAAGAGCACGGAAGAAAAACGAAAAGAAGCGCGTGATCAGGTTCAGGATGTATATGCTTTAAAAAAGGAATATACGCAGAATCGTGTGGACTTAATTACTTCCATTTTTCAAGCTGCTGCAGAAGTAAATGATGAATTAGCCGAAGATCTGAAAAAAGAAACCGAAAGCTCTCAGGATAAAGCAGTAAATACTGCCCCAAGTGTTTCTGATAAAGTAACCAAATTGAAAGGGAAATTAACGACTACTGTGACGAAAGATTTGTCCAACCAGGTTTTCACAGCTTTGGTCCAAGCTTCAAATAGTGAATTATCGATTGCAAAAGATTTAACAGTCACAGCGATTAATCATGTCATGAGCCAAAAAATCTCAGCTGATGATGTGGAAAATGCGAAGAAACGAGTAGAAGAAGAACTAAAATATTCGACATTAAGTGATGAATTGCGTCAGGCGTCGATTGAACTGGGAAGATATGCTGTCATTCAGAATGAATTTTATGATCCGCAAGCTACAGAAGAGCTTAGGCGTCAGGCTGCAGAAAGTGTGGAGCCGGTAAAAATTCTTCAAGGACAGGTAATTGTCGAAGAAGGAGAACTTATTAACCAGGAAATTTATCAGCAATTGAAGCTTGTAGGCCTTCTCAATACAGAAAAAACATATAAACCATTTATTGGGTTAATGGTATTGATTTCAATCATTGTTTCGGCGATTTATTATTATTTTTATCAAATGAAATCTCAGCCTGAAAAGCGACATACTTTTTTACTGCTGTATGGGATCATATTTATCTTCTCCATCATTCTCATGAAAATGATTAGTATGCTGCAAATTATAAACTTTTCCGGGATTGGTTATTTGTTCCCTGCGGCAATGGCGGGGATCCTTATTAAGATAACCATTGATGAAAGGTTAGCCATCTTAACGTCTATTATCCTTGCGGTTTGTGGCAGTATCATGTTTAATGAAGGGGTAACTGGTTCGTTAAACTTTTCAGAAGGTATTTATGTTCTCTTTAGTGCTTTTGCGGGAATCCTATTCTTGAGTAAACAGAATCGTCGTTCCAAAATATTGCAAGCGGGTCTTTTTGTTACGCTGATTAATATATTAACACTTGCAGCAGTGATGTTTTTACCAAATGGACAATATTCCGGAATAGAATACGGATACTATTTAATTACAGCCCTCGTATCAGGTATTGGTTCAGCTGTATTAACAATTGGACTTTTGCCTTTCTTTGAGGCGAGTTTCGGCATTCTTTCTACGATGAGGCTTATTGAATTATCGAATCCGAATCATCCGCTGCTTCGAAAAATTCTCATGGAGGCTCCAGGCACTTACCATCATAGTGTTATGGTGGCGAACTTGGCAGAATCGGCGTGTGAAGCCATTGGAGCGAATGGACTTTTGGCAAGGGTAGGCAGTTACTATCATGATATTGGAAAAACAAAGAGACCGAATTTCTTTATTGAAAATCAGCTGCATCTTGATAATCCACATGATCGTCTACCGCCAGATAAAAGTGCAAGTATTATTGTAGCTCATGTTACTGATGGTGCGGCCATTTTAAAAAAATACCATATGCCAAAGGAAATTATTGATATTGCTGAACAGCATCATGGTACAACCCTTTTGAAATATTTTTATCATAAGGTGCTGCAATTGAATCCAGAGGCTGGTGAGGAAGATTTTCGTTATCCTGGCCCAAAGGCGCATTCAAAGGAATCGGCGGTTGTCGGCATTGCCGATAGTGTGGAAGCTGCCGTCCGGTCCATGTCAAAGCCTACACCTGAAGGTATTGAAGCCCTTGTTAAGAAAATAGTGGATGAAAGGCTTCAGGATGGGCAGCTCAATGAATGTGACCTTACAATGAAAGAAATTGAAATCGTGACACACACGTTATGTGAAACATTAAAGGGGATTTTCCACTCTAGAATTGAATATCCAGAAATTATCAAGAAGGTGAAGCAAGCATGA
- a CDS encoding PhoH family protein, with protein MTEKLTTINVQLENPAEAIALLGNADQNLKALEEELNVSVITRGESVSLSGDEENVILAGQILDRLMFVIRKGINISQRDVLYAIEMAKQGTLEYFVHLYEEEIGKTVKGKTIRVKTLGQRQYVMAIKKHDLVFGIGPAGTGKTYIAVVMAVNALKNGQVNRIILTRPAVEAGESLGFLPGDLKEKVDPYLRPLYDALHDVFGVEHTQRLIERGTIEIAPLAYMRGRTLDDAFVILDEAQNTTQAQMKMFLTRLGFGSKMVITGDQTQIDLPKGAKSGLIDAENILQNVNGISFIYLEQSDVVRHPLVGRIIGAYEKSDQKKNSN; from the coding sequence ATGACAGAAAAGTTAACAACGATCAATGTGCAGCTTGAAAATCCAGCAGAGGCGATTGCTTTGCTTGGAAATGCCGACCAGAATCTTAAAGCTCTTGAAGAAGAGCTGAATGTTTCTGTTATCACAAGAGGGGAATCAGTCAGTTTGTCGGGCGATGAAGAAAATGTAATTTTAGCCGGACAAATTTTGGACAGATTAATGTTTGTGATACGTAAAGGGATTAACATAAGTCAAAGAGATGTTCTTTATGCCATTGAGATGGCAAAACAAGGTACGCTTGAATATTTTGTCCACTTGTATGAAGAAGAAATTGGAAAAACAGTTAAAGGGAAAACGATTCGGGTTAAAACTTTGGGGCAGAGACAATATGTGATGGCCATTAAGAAGCACGATCTTGTGTTTGGGATTGGGCCCGCTGGTACAGGAAAAACCTATATAGCTGTTGTGATGGCAGTCAATGCCCTCAAAAATGGTCAAGTAAACAGAATTATTCTGACCAGACCAGCGGTTGAAGCTGGAGAAAGCCTCGGCTTTTTACCTGGTGATTTAAAGGAGAAAGTGGATCCGTATTTACGGCCTCTGTATGATGCACTTCATGATGTATTTGGAGTGGAGCATACACAGAGGTTAATTGAACGGGGAACGATTGAGATCGCACCTTTAGCCTATATGCGAGGCAGAACTTTAGACGATGCTTTTGTAATTTTGGACGAGGCGCAAAACACGACACAAGCCCAAATGAAGATGTTTCTAACTAGGCTCGGTTTTGGCTCAAAAATGGTCATTACCGGTGACCAAACTCAAATCGATTTGCCGAAAGGTGCTAAGTCTGGTTTAATAGATGCAGAGAACATTTTACAAAATGTAAACGGCATTTCCTTTATTTATTTAGAACAAAGTGACGTGGTCCGTCATCCGCTTGTCGGCAGAATTATCGGTGCTTACGAGAAATCTGATCAAAAAAAGAATTCCAACTAA